The window AGCGCCACCGCCGGCGTGCTGCTGCTGGGTTCCTGGCGCCGCCGGACCTGCtgaggtgctgctgctgctgccgcccaaGGCCATGTTCAGATACGACGCCTGCTGCTGGAGCTGGGCAAATGTGAGGGCGGGATTCGACGTCCAGACGGGGTCCGTGTGCCGACCAGGTGGACCGAAGTACGTCGGGGCGGCTGAGCTTGGGCCTGgcgctgacggcggcggcggcactggTTGGTGAGCCGGGCCTGCTGGAGTCATGGAGGCTAGCACGGCGCCTGGCTGCGGAAACGCCGGCCTTAGGCTGTCCGTGACAAACTGCCCGCCCGCTGGAACCCCTAGGATGGCagggagctgctgctgctgctggtggtccGTGGGGATGACATATGGCGGGCGCATCCTGAGGTGCTGCAGATGAGGAGAGGGCGCACGCAGCTGCTGCTGCTGTGCTGCTGCTCCAGCGGGCGGCCTGTAGCTGCCCTGTGGCCGAGGCGTCGGAATGCCAGGTGGCATTGTTCTGTAGAGGATGCTGGGTGGAACTGATTGTGGCTGGAGAGGGCGCAACTGTGGTCCGGCGGGTCCGTGGCTTGCATGTAGCGAAGGCGCTGGAACAAAAGGCGGTGATGTTGCTCCAGAGAGATTGCCAGGCCTCGCTGACTGTGACTGGACCGTCCGTGATGAGGATGGTAGAGCCACCGGCGGAGGGCGGACGTTGGGTCCTGCTGAACTGTGCGCTGCCGCTCCGATGGATGGCGATGGGATAACCGGCGGCGATGCTGCAATCCGAGCCGCTGATGAAGAAGACTCGGGTAGCTGATCCATTACAGGGCTCATCAATCTCCCTGCAACGCACAAGGAGAAAACTAACCATTACTCGCATGATCAAACGATTAAGGAGCGTCTCAGTAAGCAACAGATCTCAATGGATTTAAATTGTGCTTTGGCTTTTCAAGTCAATGTAGTGCAACCATCTGGCGTTGGGATTCCTTGAAAAGGAAGTGAGAAACAACAAGAAAATGACACTCCTCGCAGATCACACATGTAAGGGTTTCACCGTACAGAAACAGCCAAATATACACAAGGTGCTGGTAAATGAATCATGCAAGGACACCATGCTCCATCTTATATGTtgatcaaaagaaaaagaagcgTTTCGAAAGATGTGTATCAAACAGAAATATCACAGCGAGCAGAGCTAAATGCTGAAAGACTAGCTATGACCAGATCATTGTTTTGGAAAACAAACGAGATACTCTAGCAAACAGTTAGGTGGATACCATGAGATGCAACTGATGGCGTGAACTCGCGTTGGAAATTCTCAGCTAGTGATTTGCTCACGTAAACTTTCTGGTAGATACCATTCAACTGAGTCCGCTTCACACGATGAGCGGAATCTTCTTGTTGAAGTAACGAGTCATACTTCCTGTTTATCTTCTCTATTTCTTGGTTGCGCTCTGCCTGAAGTTGTGATCTCTGTTGACAAATAGATGTGCAGCCAAGCAAGACATGAAAAAAAACTCACGACGAGCACATGCAATTTACAGTAAAACAGATAATagacaaacaaaacaaaaaaacaaacctTATCGTCATGGCCTTTATCAAGCAAAGTGCTCCAATGAATTATTTTTTCCAACTCATTTCTCAGCGGTTCATCACTAAATGTTGGATTATTAAACACTAATGGCGTGACTGGAGGGAGTTGGGTAGGCTGCTCAGGACCGATAGGGATATGCTGAACTGTGGTTGATAATTGCCGTTCAGGCTGCAAATCCTGGGCTGCCGTACTGCCTACCATACCTGCTCCTTCTGCTCCTGCAGGTCGATCACGCATTGACGCTGATGGCTGTATTTCAGACTGCAGATCATGCTCAGGACTGGCTGCTGTGTTTGGTTCAAAACCAGCTTGTCTCCTTTCTTCAGAGCGTGTTCTTTCAAGTGGGTCATGCTGAACTGTGGTTGCTGTTTGCAGTTCAGGCTGCAACTCCTGGGCTACTGTCGTGCCTAGAACACATGCTCCTTCTGCTGCCACAGGTCGGTCCTGCATCAAGGCTGATGATTGTATTTCCGATTGCATATCAGGAGCTGCCACCACACCCAACGCATCTGTTGATTCTGCTCCGGCATGTGAATCCAATGAGGTTGATGGTTGCACCTCAGGCTGCGAACCTCGAGCAGCAGTGGCGCCCATGATACATGCTCCTTCTTCTGCAGCTTGATCCTGCATTGAGGTTGACAGTCGGGCTTCAGGCTGCAAATCACAAGCTGCCTCTGTGGCCAGAATACCTGCTGGTTCTGCTTCTGCTGGTGGATGACGCAAAGTTGCTAAGCTTTGTTGGGCAGGCAGACTCGTACTCTGTTCCACAGGCATTGAGGCTGGTGGTTGAATAGCATGAGGTGTCACCATGCCCGATAACTCTACACCTGCATGTGGATCCAATGAAGGTACTACATTTTGATGGACAGACAAACTCTGCAGACCAGACACAAAAGGAACGCCCCGCATTGAGGTTGATGATGATTGCATTTCAGGTGGCAAAACCTCAGCTGATATGGCACCCAAGGTACCTGCTTGCTCTGCCTCTGCTGGCTGATCCTGCATTGCTGCCTCGGGACCCACGATACATGCTTGTTTTTCTGCAGGTTGATCTTGCATTGAGGTTGACTGTTGCACTTCAGGCTGCAAATCGCAAGATTGGTTCAGGAGACATACTTGATAGATACTTGATTGGCAAGTTGCTAAACTTTGTTGGGCAGGTACACTTACACTTTGTTCCACATGCATACTTGATTGGCAAGTCTGAGTTTCAAATTCAGTAGACACTGGTAAGGTAGCTGGGCTAACTGGTGACTCCAAGTGGACTTGATCTGTATCAACAGTGTCATCATTGTTTGCATTAAGTCCCCTAACAAGAGAATCTGCAGGTTGATTCTGCATTGAGGTTGACAGTTGGACTTCAGGCTGCAAATCACAAGCTGCCTCTGTGGCCAGAATACCTGCTGGTTCTGTTTCTGCTGGCGGATGACGCAAAGTTGCTAAGCTTTGTTGGGCAGGCAGACTCGTACTCTGTTCCGCAGGCACTGAGGCTGGTGGTTGAATAGCATGAGGTGTCATCATGCCCGATAACTCTACACCTGCATGTGGATCCAATGAAGGTACTACACTTTGATGGACAGACGAACTCTGCAGACCAGACACAAAAGGAACGCCCCTCGTTGAGGTTGATGATGGTTGCATTTCAAGCGGCAAAACCTGAGCTGATATCGCACCCAAGGTACCTGCTCGCTCTGCCTCTGCTGGCTGATCCTGCATTGCTGCCTCGGGACCCACAATACATGCTCGTTTTTCTGCAGGTTGATCTTGCATTGAGGTTGACTTTTGCACTTCAGGCTGCAAATCGCAAGATTTGTTCATGAGACATACTTGATAGATACTTGGTTGGCAAGTTGCTAAACTTTGTTGGGCGAGTGCACTTACACTTTGTTCCACATGCATACTTGATTGGCAAGTCTGAGTTTCAAATTCAGTAGACATTGGTAAGGTAGCTGGGCTAACTGGTGACTCCAAGTGGACTTGATCTGTATCAACAGTGTCGTTGTTTGCATTAAGTCCCCTAACAAAAGAATCTGCTCCTTCCAGCAACATACTTGGATTAGCAATATTTTCTGCCTCAACATGTCCAGTATTTCTACAGTCACCAATTGAAGATTCCTGATGCAAAATTAAAGGTGTTTGTGATCAGTTGTCTGGCATCACTAGACTATACGCAATGACAATGAACACATAAATAAATCAAGTATGATGATACACGGAATCACGAAAAGCAAAGCAGGACACACTGGAATGACCACTATGTGCCAAGTTTTGGAATGTGCAAAATAAATACTATTTATGTCAAATGGCGTAACTTTGAAAGTGCTTTTCAACAAGCAAGCGACATAAATGCTCAAACTAATATAATCGACAACATATGTAACTCTCGATGCCTACGGCACAATAGGCAATCAAGGCTGGAAAAATGATGATTGACTGCATACACAATCTGGACAACCCAAATACATGGTGGTGCATATTCATTTCTTTTTGGGTCTATACATGCCATCATTCCACACACACGACACACTATCACCAAGGTGGGACTATGGCATGGTGCAAGTGGCAGAAACTTATGGTGGCGAAGCAGCATTTTGAGGTGTTGTTAACTTACCATTTAGTTTATTTTCCATATTATCTCTAGCCATGTTTGTTAGGCACACACCTGTCGTAAGAGGATGGGGAGGTTACTTTCCAATTATTCTTGCGCCCATGGTTTTCGAGTCGCGACTCGGATGAGTCGCTTTGGGCTAGCGACTCGGAAAAAGTCAAGCCTGCAATTCCGACTAGCCGTGACTCACGACTTGAGTCAACACTAAGTTGAATCGACATTTTTTTGCGACTCATCGACTAGTCGCGCGACTCGAAAACCATGCCCTAGTTTTCCTGTCTGCCACTTTGCTTTTTCAGCTGCACCTACCTATCTATCTCCACCAAGGCACCACCAGGCCATAAACCTTCAAGCATGCAGCCTCGTAGAACTACCTGTTGTGTTCCACTCACAAGGAACACAACTGCAAACTAATAGACCAACTCGTCTCACTCACAATTAGAATGGGGAACTGTAGCAAAATAGCTCAGTTTTGGTGATCtgctaatcttcatcatttaactagcTGCAAGATATAGCTCCAGGCAGTTGCAGTTCTATGTGCAACCTATGGAGAGTCAGTTGACCCCACAGGTTGTGTAATCACTCTAACTTCATTCTTGATATTGCATCAAAAAATCACAATTCAGAAAACTTATTGCTCTACCACTGCCACTGGCTTGAGGTTAACTCTTGCAAGGAGTCAGGATTAAAGCACAAGCAAGTTGTACCAGCACACAatcctcaacaacaacaacaataacaaaaacaataacaacaacaataacaacaacaaagactttagtcccaaacaagttgggctgggctagaggtgaaacccataagatctcgcaacccactcatggttctggcacatggatagcaagcttccacacacCCCTAGTTCTCTGGTGATACTCCAGTCCTTCAGAATAAATGCATTCTGGAAAGTGAAAATTATACCTGACCAACTGAATCATCATTTGCAGGAATAGTACTTGATGAACAACCAGCTCTTTGTGCACCCATGCCATCAGAACTAAGGATGGAGTTTCCTGGAAAATCAACAGCTTCTGATGCTGGTCCTTCACCTGAGTCCACAGAAGTTGCAGCTGGCTCATTTTCCATTGCCTGTGTAGATATGCCCCCTGACAGAACTTCATTTCGTACTAATGCAATTTCCATTAACAATCCATCATCTAATGACTGCTGGTTATCTGACACAGAACTTTCAACAATATGATACTCGCCACTCTGCTCCTTAAAATGGATAAATTCTTCCATAACAAAGTTCGAATCTGGTAGAGCAATATGCTGATCAAAGTCTTGATCTAATTGGCCTGATTTTGCTACCTGGTGGAGATTCTCCTTCAGATGTCGCTCTACGAGCCACCTATCAGATTGCAGTGCCTCGAGTTTGTTATGTTGGAGGCTCATGTGGTCCAAAAATGCATACATAAGCATAGTGAACCACTGAACAGTTAGCTTTATTTTGTCACTCCTGGTCACTTCATCAATGTGACTTTTACGAATATGCTCCAGAACTAAAGTGCACACTTCCTTCAGTCTGAGAACGTTGTTCTGTGTGTACGTGTCTAAACCTGAGATCTCAAGCTGTTGTTTACAAAGGATATTCTTTTCTCTCAAGGAGAAAACATTGTCAATTAACTCCATTCTTTTCTCCACGATCATGTTAGGAAGGTCATCCTTTGACAAATGACATTCTCTGTGAGTTTCTTGAACAGGCTCCTGCTCCTCTGAGATCATGTGATCAGCACCAGATGAGACCACTTGGGTGTCCTCCCATGAGATTTGGGTGTCCTCTACTGACACTGGTTGACCATTGATGCTAGTTTCAATTGAGATTTGGGTGTCCTCTACTGACACTGGTTGACCATTGATGCTAGTTTCAATTAAGATTTGGGTATCCTCTACTGACACTGGTTGACCATTGACGCTAGTTTCAATTGCTCTATCTGGATTTTTTTCCTCTGGGAACCTTAATCTTCCATAGATGAATGATGCAAGCTCTTCATTGCACTCACAGTTCAAGCTTTTTCCAGCAAGGGCAATCGACTCTCCAGAATTTATCTTATACTTAAGAACAGAAGCAGCAtgccaacactgaagaaaatgattaAAGAACGTTGGCATATTTGATAaacataaatatgaaaataaaaataCAATGACTTTGCGGGTGTCTTTCTTACCAAGGATATGATGATTGCGTGCAGTATGCTCACTGGCTCTGTAACAACTAGATGATTCTTCAAAAAATACTCAAACAACTGTTCAGCCATAGCTCTTACATCATCCTGCATTTCCAATTTACACAAGATGCTCATTAGCCAGGTAAGCATGAAGAATCAATGCAAGAGCAAAGCAAAAGAATGAACAAATGAGAAAGGCACGTAACAAAAATCAAAAGAACCATTAGCGAGAATATTTTCCATATTCCAGTACTAAATCTTTGTTTCACATGGGTGTCAACTGTCAAGAATGTATAGTCATTAGACATATCAGATTAAATTACAGGAAGTGCAACAGAGCATATCTGAACTGCAGACAGTCAAGACAAATTTAGCAGCTCTTCACTTTGGGTTACCCTAATCACAGTCCTCAAGACAGGCATATATGAAAGCTCTTGAGAATGTACAAGAATTGGTGTGTTAAACTACATAAAACTCTTCTACGGTATAACTTTTAGCTTGTCAAGGTGAGTCAGACAAGCTTTAAACATTGACTCTTGAGTTGTGACCTACATAAAACTTGAGGGTTAGTGTTGACTTATAGCCTACCTGACATATTATATCTGATTACTAGTTGCACAATTTGTCCATGAATAAAAAAATTGCCATGACAAACTAGCCAAAGACggaaaaaaatactccctccatatCACAATATAAGAAGTGTTTTGACACTACGATGGcgtcaaaacgtcttatattttgatacagagggagtagAGACCAACCATCGAAACAAGGGAGCAAGGGTTGGTCTTACTACCATTTATGTCAAACATTAAGCCCCACTAGATGTAATTGTGGGCACTCACTGGCAGTTAGTTTAGGCATTTTTTATATAAGTTCCATTCAGGTACAAATGCAAGATTAAATTTAggattttgtttgtttgtttttgcaTGCAGATAATAACGAGTTTGTACACTTTCTGTAACCTTCTGTACATTAGCAGAACATATTCTAAGCATAAGTGACTTCGATGCATCCTGCCAATAGCAGAACTAAGAAAATTCATACCGGCAATTGTAGGGCCGTAATTAGTTTTGACAGCTCTTTCTTAAGTTGGACGTGAAGATTCTTGGGTGTGCTCATCCGTTTTTCCACCCCTTCAGAACAAAATTGCATCAGAACATGTAATGAATATATGCAGCAGAATGTATTATATGATGATGAACATGATACCTAATGTTTGTTGTGTGTCATCTAGTGGTTGAAGAGCAGGACTCGATGTAGAATTTTCAGGCAACACATCATGGTGATTGTTGTCATGTGAACTTTTTGAAGATGGACCTGTGATTTCGCCAACCTTTCTACGCTTCCTTCTGGTTTCATTGGCTTCTTCTTCAGCAGGAACTTTGGCTGGTTCTTCCATGTTTTGTAAGATGTTATGGCTTGATTGTGGTGGCTCAGATATATAGCTCCAAGAGGGAGATTTTCCATCCAGT is drawn from Triticum dicoccoides isolate Atlit2015 ecotype Zavitan chromosome 6B, WEW_v2.0, whole genome shotgun sequence and contains these coding sequences:
- the LOC119322732 gene encoding uncharacterized protein LOC119322732 isoform X2; this translates as MGNSRPGGAPPTSSGSVAGSNPEAVPEAPRLRPHGGPGASGPGSPGRSTPLPGGRERGSAGANVMTPSCDRQQNRAVEEAPLGGSSAVKKSSVPNSLSRGSDGSSGSRMGAEEQVMSEHASNGDAGSSSKKRRKRMDARSYIKKFKTGVRPGASVVVASPDRMGKENTSSGHVADSNTAILCEGRRLIEKSKGHSSHAACKVPKSPISGLHETSDTRVDQCSTPLSEVQPHKPTDVQNIAAESSLPAKARDPHTGPARQNILSSLQTVPISTIHQEEVLPHKRTDVQDIAAESSLPAKDRDRHTGPARQNIVPSLQSGPISTIHHKEVKSTLGDAEPISVQKENSAPGHLQVARSDGTDGNPNICVACGLGSPGTFRSCDGKGCKSRYHMSCLDQYLSLGNWFCTSCTKKRLQFGLHHIVDGIESVWDVKAEGMQTSKQYFVKYKNLAHVHNRWVPEGDISVMPGGPDLLSLFNKRTHTEKTIWKEWTKPHRLLRKRLLVPPRLAEDFFCSDDFFCSSGVSYCTLEWLVKWRGLGYDHATWELETLSCLRTPEADELKENYENRREAAKQSSIPQKTKVKQSSFQKLERLPDGCHPDFDNDHLYSVNHLREYWHKSCGAVLVDDKEYVIKTVLFTMSVLPDVSQPFLILTTPGSLSLWEVQFNKLAPFINVVVYDGGKDELKLIRDLEFYESGSHCMLQVLLSHPDAILEDIEPIAHIGWEAVIVDYYQKSALQYLEQLKQFPTDFRMLLVSSPIKDNLREYVKLQAFLNSGEQESCVDTAETLMMLKGNFKSHIAYERQAGSSKILEHWVPAYVSQLQLQTYCSILLSNSSVLQSQMKSDKALYDIIMSLSKCCDDPYLVDESLRPPVNNHDQTDPIVTRVQACGKLLLLQKMLEAIRNKRLRVIILFQSGVPGGSSMGDTLETVVRHKFGPESYERVGFCGSFSKKAMALNKFNDKTKGRFVFLIETNACLPSIELSSVDAIIIYNSDWNPLTDQKALQRIKIESHLSYPSIFRLYTPLTMEEKWLVLAKQGMLIDKKDITHSASHSFISWGASCLFTRLDELKHDNCASKNSERDNFMDKVVSEFLKKLATNVVGSTKLNCTCISEANMSGKFYSRNITLVGEKEEMCASDGDPSKFWLDLLDGKSPSWSYISEPPQSSHNILQNMEEPAKVPAEEEANETRRKRRKVGEITGPSSKSSHDNNHHDVLPENSTSSPALQPLDDTQQTLGVEKRMSTPKNLHVQLKKELSKLITALQLPDDVRAMAEQLFEYFLKNHLVVTEPVSILHAIIISLCWHAASVLKYKINSGESIALAGKSLNCECNEELASFIYGRLRFPEEKNPDRAIETSVNGQPVSVEDTQILIETSINGQPVSVEDTQISIETSINGQPVSVEDTQISWEDTQVVSSGADHMISEEQEPVQETHRECHLSKDDLPNMIVEKRMELIDNVFSLREKNILCKQQLEISGLDTYTQNNVLRLKEVCTLVLEHIRKSHIDEVTRSDKIKLTVQWFTMLMYAFLDHMSLQHNKLEALQSDRWLVERHLKENLHQVAKSGQLDQDFDQHIALPDSNFVMEEFIHFKEQSGEYHIVESSVSDNQQSLDDGLLMEIALVRNEVLSGGISTQAMENEPAATSVDSGEGPASEAVDFPGNSILSSDGMGAQRAGCSSSTIPANDDSVGQESSIGDCRNTGHVEAENIANPSMLLEGADSFVRGLNANNDTVDTDQVHLESPVSPATLPMSTEFETQTCQSSMHVEQSPEVQKSTSMQDQPAEKRACIVGPEAAMQDQPAEAERAGTLGAISAQVLPLEMQPSSTSTRGVPFVSGLQSSSVHQSVVPSLDPHAGVELSGMMTPHAIQPPASVPAEQSTSLPAQQSLATLRHPPAETEPAGILATEAACDLQPEVQLSTSMQNQPADSLVRGLNANNDDTVDTDQVHLESPVSPATLPVSTEFETQTCQSSMHVEQSVSVPAQQSLATCQSSIYQVCLLNQSCDLQPEVQQSTSMQDQPAEKQACIVGPEAAMQDQPAEAEQAGTLGAISAEVLPPEMQSSSTSMRGVPFVSGLQSLSVHQNVVPSLDPHAGVELSGMVTPHAIQPPASMPVEQSTSLPAQQSLATLRHPPAEAEPAGILATEAACDLQPEARLSTSMQDQAAEEGACIMGATAARGSQPEVQPSTSLDSHAGAESTDALGVVAAPDMQSEIQSSALMQDRPVAAEGACVLGTTVAQELQPELQTATTVQHDPLERTRSEERRQAGFEPNTAASPEHDLQSEIQPSASMRDRPAGAEGAGMVGSTAAQDLQPERQLSTTVQHIPIGPEQPTQLPPVTPLVFNNPTFSDEPLRNELEKIIHWSTLLDKGHDDKRSQLQAERNQEIEKINRKYDSLLQQEDSAHRVKRTQLNGIYQKVYVSKSLAENFQREFTPSVASHGRLMSPVMDQLPESSSSAARIAASPPVIPSPSIGAAAHSSAGPNVRPPPVALPSSSRTVQSQSARPGNLSGATSPPFVPAPSLHASHGPAGPQLRPLQPQSVPPSILYRTMPPGIPTPRPQGSYRPPAGAAAQQQQLRAPSPHLQHLRMRPPYVIPTDHQQQQQLPAILGVPAGGQFVTDSLRPAFPQPGAVLASMTPAGPAHQPVPPPPSAPGPSSAAPTYFGPPGRHTDPVWTSNPALTFAQLQQQASYLNMALGGSSSSTSAGPAAPGTQQQHAGGGAHIPAVLNHPGLEPSPSPPPNSNPYMPARFGVEPDSSGPSNAAGPSAEVVCLSDDEA
- the LOC119322732 gene encoding uncharacterized protein LOC119322732 isoform X3; translation: MGNSRPGGAPPTSSGSVAGSNPEAVPEAPRLRPHGGPGASGPGSPGRSTPLPGGRERGSAGANVMTPSCDRQQNRAVEEAPLGGSSAVKKSSVPNSLSRGSDGSSGSRMGAEEQVMSEHASNGDAGSSSKKRRKRMDARSYIKKFKTGVRPGASVVVASPDRMGKENTSSGHVADSNTAILCEGRRLIEKSKGHSSHAACKVPKSPISGLHETSDTRVDQCSTPLSEVQPHKPTDVQNIAAESSLPAKARDPHTGPARQNILSSLQTVPISTIHQEEVLPHKRTDVQDIAAESSLPAKDRDRHTGPARQNIVPSLQSGPISTIHHKEVKSTLGDAEPISVQKENSAPGHLQVARSDGTDGNPNICVACGLGSPGTFRSCDGKGCKSRYHMSCLDQYLSLGNWFCTSCTKKRLQFGLHHIVDGIESVWDVKAEGMQTSKQYFVKYKNLAHVHNRWVPEGDISVMPGGPDLLSLFNKRTHTEKTIWKEWTKPHRLLRKRLLVPPRLAEDFFCSDDFFCSSGVSYCTLEWLVKWRGLGYDHATWELETLSCLRTPEADELKENYENRREAAKQSSIPQKTKVKQSSFQKLERLPDGCHPDFDNDHLYSVNHLREYWHKSCGAVLVDDKEYVIKTVLFTMSVLPDVSQPFLILTTPGSLSLWEVQFNKLAPFINVVVYDGGKDELKLIRDLEFYESGSHCMLQVLLSHPDAILEDIEPIAHIGWEAVIVDYYQKSALQYLEQLKQFPTDFRMLLVSSPIKDNLREYVKLQAFLNSGEQESCVDTAETLMMLKGNFKSHIAYERQAGSSKILEHWVPAYVSQLQLQTYCSILLSNSSVLQSQMKSDKALYDIIMSLSKCCDDPYLVDESLRPPVNNHDQTDPIVTRVQACGKLLLLQKMLEAIRNKRLRVIILFQSGVPGGSSMGDTLETVVRHKFGPESYERVGFCGSFSKKAMALNKFNDKTKGRFVFLIETNACLPSIELSSVDAIIIYNSDWNPLTDQKALQRIKIESHLSYPSIFRLYTPLTMEEKWLVLAKQGMLIDKKDITHSASHSFISWGASCLFTRLDELKHDNCASKNSERDNFMDKVVSEFLKKLATNVVGSTKLNCTCISEANMSGKFYSRNITLVGEKEEMCASDGDPSKFWLDLLDGKSPSWSYISEPPQSSHNILQNMEEPAKVPAEEEANETRRKRRKVGEITGPSSKSSHDNNHHDVLPENSTSSPALQPLDDTQQTLGVEKRMSTPKNLHVQLKKELSKLITALQLPDDVRAMAEQLFEYFLKNHLVVTEPVSILHAIIISLCWHAASVLKYKINSGESIALAGKSLNCECNEELASFIYGRLRFPEEKNPDRAIETSVNGQPVSVEDTQILIETSINGQPVSVEDTQISIETSINGQPVSVEDTQISWEDTQVVSSGADHMISEEQEPVQETHRECHLSKDDLPNMIVEKRMELIDNVFSLREKNILCKQQLEISGLDTYTQNNVLRLKEVCTLVLEHIRKSHIDEVTRSDKIKLTVQWFTMLMYAFLDHMSLQHNKLEALQSDRWLVERHLKENLHQVAKSGQLDQDFDQHIALPDSNFVMEEFIHFKEQSGEYHIVESSVSDNQQSLDDGLLMEIALVRNEVLSGGISTQAMENEPAATSVDSGEGPASEAVDFPGNSILSSDGMGAQRAGCSSSTIPANDDSVGQESSIGDCRNTGHVEAENIANPSMLLEGADSFVRGLNANNDTVDTDQVHLESPVSPATLPMSTEFETQTCQSSMHVEQSVSALAQQSLATCQPSIYQVCLMNKSCDLQPEVQKSTSMQDQPAEKRACIVGPEAAMQDQPAEAERAGTLGAISAQVLPLEMQPSSTSTRGVPFVSGLQSSSVHQSVVPSLDPHAGVELSGMMTPHAIQPPASVPAEQSTSLPAQQSLATLRHPPAETEPAGILATEAACDLQPEVQLSTSMQNQPADSLVRGLNANNDDTVDTDQVHLESPVSPATLPVSTEFETQTCQSSMHVEQSPEVQQSTSMQDQPAEKQACIVGPEAAMQDQPAEAEQAGTLGAISAEVLPPEMQSSSTSMRGVPFVSGLQSLSVHQNVVPSLDPHAGVELSGMVTPHAIQPPASMPVEQSTSLPAQQSLATLRHPPAEAEPAGILATEAACDLQPEARLSTSMQDQAAEEGACIMGATAARGSQPEVQPSTSLDSHAGAESTDALGVVAAPDMQSEIQSSALMQDRPVAAEGACVLGTTVAQELQPELQTATTVQHDPLERTRSEERRQAGFEPNTAASPEHDLQSEIQPSASMRDRPAGAEGAGMVGSTAAQDLQPERQLSTTVQHIPIGPEQPTQLPPVTPLVFNNPTFSDEPLRNELEKIIHWSTLLDKGHDDKRSQLQAERNQEIEKINRKYDSLLQQEDSAHRVKRTQLNGIYQKVYVSKSLAENFQREFTPSVASHGRLMSPVMDQLPESSSSAARIAASPPVIPSPSIGAAAHSSAGPNVRPPPVALPSSSRTVQSQSARPGNLSGATSPPFVPAPSLHASHGPAGPQLRPLQPQSVPPSILYRTMPPGIPTPRPQGSYRPPAGAAAQQQQLRAPSPHLQHLRMRPPYVIPTDHQQQQQLPAILGVPAGGQFVTDSLRPAFPQPGAVLASMTPAGPAHQPVPPPPSAPGPSSAAPTYFGPPGRHTDPVWTSNPALTFAQLQQQASYLNMALGGSSSSTSAGPAAPGTQQQHAGGGAHIPAVLNHPGLEPSPSPPPNSNPYMPARFGVEPDSSGPSNAAGPSAEVVCLSDDEA